In the genome of Achromobacter sp. MFA1 R4, the window CCTTGCAGTCAGGCGCGACGCGAGCGCATCGCGACAAAGGAGCGCACGATGCCGCGCGTACGCAACCCGTGCAGACTACCATTTGGCGCGGTCCCGCGACTAGCTTTGGGCTGCATTTGGTAAACGGCTTTACGAGCGCAACAAGAAAGCGACACGCCAATGAGAATGAGTATGCATGCTTGATGCCTTGCACACTCGGCGACGCATTCAAGCGGGCTGCGCCGGACGTCCTGCGCCAAAAGCGCCGCCCCATGCGCCGTTTGCGCGCGCCGCCCGCGGTCCCTGACAACGCCGCCATGAGCATGGAACGCAGACGGGCCGCGCGTTGCATATCGGCAACCGGATCAGGACCCCTCGCGTCTCGCGTTCCCCCAACACGCTCGCCCATCCCCCTCGCCCGTCAGGCTCACGGCGCGCGCCGCGTGGCGAGCCAGATGCCGAACGCGATGGGAATGATGCCCAGCAGGTCCAGCCACGAGACCGGTTCGCTCAGCACCAGCCAGCCGAACAACAGGCCCAGCGGCGGCATCAGGAAATGCAGCGCGCTGGCCGACGTGGCGCTGGCGCGGCCAAGAATCATGAACCACAGGTAATAGCCCCCCATCGACACGGCGACGATCATGTAGGCCATGCTCCAGACGAGGCTCGCGGTCAGCCGCGCATCGCCGATGTTCTCGCTGGCCAGCGCAAACGGCAGCAGCGCCGCGGCGCCGGCCAAGGACTGGATGCCGGTCGAGGTCCACAGTCCCGACGTCGGCTTGAGACGTTTGTAGAGCAAAGTGCCCGCCACCAGCGCCACCAGCCCGCCCGTCACGAGCAACGTGCCGTGCACGTCTTCCTGCATGCCGGTCAGCCGCGATCGCAGCACCAGCGCCACGCCCGCCAGCCCCAGGCTCAACCCCAGCAGCTTGCGCCAGCCCAGGCGCTCGCCCAG includes:
- a CDS encoding DMT family transporter, which gives rise to MKALSTPACALPATGGPGVSLAPIAAFCFLWSSAFAAAKIAVRDCPPLTLLTVRFLIAGALMLGLAAASGRWKLPAGRDLASLILLGVLNNALYLGLSWSGMITVSSAFTAVLISTNPLLIGVLAGPLLGERLGWRKLLGLSLGLAGVALVLRSRLTGMQEDVHGTLLVTGGLVALVAGTLLYKRLKPTSGLWTSTGIQSLAGAAALLPFALASENIGDARLTASLVWSMAYMIVAVSMGGYYLWFMILGRASATSASALHFLMPPLGLLFGWLVLSEPVSWLDLLGIIPIAFGIWLATRRAP